Within the Candidatus Poribacteria bacterium genome, the region CACCCGAAAAGTACACATGGAACGGGGCTGGACCTCTCTTACAACTCGCGCCGGATCGGTGGATGTACCCCCTCGAAACGTGGAAGCCGGAGGGGTATGAAGGTCCCCCCGATCAGAAGGCAGCGGCGGTATTCTCAGCGGATCAGGGACAGACGTGGGGCGAGTTCACCGTCGTCGCAGATGACCTCACAGGAGCGTTGCTCTGGTGGGATCAGATGTGCGCCCTCCTGCCAGATGGACGCATCTATACCCTAATCTGGACGCACCAATACGGAACCTCTGAGGATCTGACGAACCACTGGGTAATTTCCGAAGATGGGGGACGCACCTGGTCCGAACCCCGACCAACGAATCTGCGGGGGCAGGTCTGCACCCCCATCCCGCTGCCCGACGGTCGCGTGGCAGCGATTTACAATTTCCGACACGAACCCCAAGGCATCCACGTAGCACTGACCGAAGATCTTGAACATTTCGACGTGGAGAACGAGGTGGTGGTCTTTGATGCAGGAAAAGAGGCGACCCTCGGCGAACCTGAGAACGAGAACTTCCTCGCTGAACACATGCAAATCGCTTTTGGCAAGCCCGGCGGGACACTCTTACCGGACGGGGATGTGATGACCTATTTCTGGTGTACTGTAGCAGGAGTCACCCATACGCGCTGGGTGAAACTACGATTGGAAGACTAATAAAAGGGAAACCGAGTTTTTTCTTGAAAACTCGGTTTCTTTCTTCCGCTATCGGTTTTTGTTGTATGCTTTCTTAACATGAGCTAGCAATGATAGAAAGGAAC harbors:
- a CDS encoding exo-alpha-sialidase — protein: PEKYTWNGAGPLLQLAPDRWMYPLETWKPEGYEGPPDQKAAAVFSADQGQTWGEFTVVADDLTGALLWWDQMCALLPDGRIYTLIWTHQYGTSEDLTNHWVISEDGGRTWSEPRPTNLRGQVCTPIPLPDGRVAAIYNFRHEPQGIHVALTEDLEHFDVENEVVVFDAGKEATLGEPENENFLAEHMQIAFGKPGGTLLPDGDVMTYFWCTVAGVTHTRWVKLRLED